In Paraburkholderia youngii, the genomic stretch TTCTGGAACACGATCTGCAGCGACTTCAGCTGCTCGTCGCTGCGTCGCGTGACGCGCGCGGCGAGCGGTGCGCCGTCGAGTTCGAGTACGCCGCCGGCATCGGGTGCGAGCAGGCCGAGCATCAGCCGCGCGAGCGTCGTCTTGCCGCTGCCCGACTCGCCGACGAGGCCGAGCGTCTCGCCGCTCGCGAGTTCGAGCGACACGTCGTCGACCGCGCGCAGCGGCGCACCGGATACGTGGAATGTTTTCGACAGGTTGCGAGCGCGCAAGACCGGCGCAGAGGACGCGCGCGCCGCCGCGTTGGATGATGCGGCCGCCACCGGCTCCTCGCTCGATGCCGCCCGCGGCAACTCGATCGCGCGCTCGTGATAGTGGCAGCGCGCCATCTGATCCCCATGCGGAGCGCCGAGCCGATAGGGCGGCGGCGCGTCGCGGCGGCAGCGTTCGTCGGCGAGACGGCAGCGTTGCGCATAGATGCAGCCCTGCGTGACCGAGCCCGGCAGCGGCAGGCCGCCCGCGATCGTATCGAGCCGTTCGCGGTCCTTGCTGCGTCCGGCGCTCGGCAGGCAGCGAAGCAATCCGACCGTGTATGGATGACGCGGCCGCGCGAACACGTCCTGGGTCGCGCCTTCCTCGACCAGCTTGCCCGCGTACAGCACGCCGATGCGTTCGCACATGCGGCCGATCACGGCGAGGTTGTGGCTGATGAACAGCACCGCGGTGCCGAGCTCCTCGCGCAACTGCGCGACGAGGTCGAGCACTTCCGCTTCGACGGTCGCGTCGAGGCCGGTGGTCGGTTCGTCAAGAATCAGCAGCGCGGGGTTCGACGCGAGCGCCATCGCGATCACGACGCGCTGCTGCATGCCCCCCGACAGTTGATGAGGATAGCTGTCCATCACGCGCTCGGGCGCCGCGATACGCACGCGCTGCAACATCTCGAGCGTGCGATGCAACGCTTCGTCGCGTGCGACGCCGGCCGCCTCGAATGCTTCGGATATCTGGCGGGCAATCGTCAGCGACGGGTTCAGCGCGCGCCCAGGGTCCTGATAGACCATCGAGACGGTCGTCGCCCGCATGCTGCGCAGCGCATCGGCGCCGAGCTTCTGCACGTCCGCGCCGGCGATCACGATCTTGCCGGCCTTCACCTTGCCGTTGCGTGGCAGGTAGCGCAGCGTCGCCATCGCGACGGTCGACTTGCCGCAGCCCGATTCGCCGACGAGCCCATACGCCTCGCCGCGCCGC encodes the following:
- a CDS encoding ABC transporter ATP-binding protein encodes the protein MNGAPPSSFAAFDVSKSDRTDALTVVGLTVTYRIRGRDREVLQDVSFRVRRGEAYGLVGESGCGKSTVAMATLRYLPRNGKVKAGKIVIAGADVQKLGADALRSMRATTVSMVYQDPGRALNPSLTIARQISEAFEAAGVARDEALHRTLEMLQRVRIAAPERVMDSYPHQLSGGMQQRVVIAMALASNPALLILDEPTTGLDATVEAEVLDLVAQLREELGTAVLFISHNLAVIGRMCERIGVLYAGKLVEEGATQDVFARPRHPYTVGLLRCLPSAGRSKDRERLDTIAGGLPLPGSVTQGCIYAQRCRLADERCRRDAPPPYRLGAPHGDQMARCHYHERAIELPRAASSEEPVAAASSNAAARASSAPVLRARNLSKTFHVSGAPLRAVDDVSLELASGETLGLVGESGSGKTTLARLMLGLLAPDAGGVLELDGAPLAARVTRRSDEQLKSLQIVFQNPDSALNRAHSVKRLIGRALARFTALRGPQIDERLGTLTDAVRLPERYLDARSRQLSGGLKQRVAIARAFAGEPRVVVCDEPTSSLDVSVQAAILNLLADLQRERGVSYVFISHDLHVVRYVSDRIAVLYLGRLLEIGPAAAVFDGPQHPYTEALLSAVPTLPGERASGEEHRRARIHLTGELPGAGAMPSGCVFHTRCPRKLGAICEQQDPPFLDAGGAADSPSAHRIRCHIPVATLRELQCEQRDDDAGNPTNGADSDDASENAS